A region from the Streptomyces tsukubensis genome encodes:
- a CDS encoding CBS domain-containing protein — MTTAKDIMHPGAQWIPAHETLDRAAQLMARLDVGALPIADAQERLCGILTDRDIVVGCVALGHDPAKVTAGEMARGTPRWIAAESGVGEVLQEMQEHQIRRLPVIEGKKLVGMISEADLAQHLSDDQLAGWMEKVYARA, encoded by the coding sequence ATGACCACAGCCAAGGACATCATGCACCCCGGGGCCCAGTGGATCCCGGCCCACGAGACCCTCGACCGGGCGGCCCAGCTGATGGCCCGCCTGGACGTGGGCGCGCTGCCCATCGCCGATGCGCAGGAGCGGCTCTGCGGCATCCTCACCGACCGGGACATCGTCGTCGGCTGTGTGGCGCTCGGCCACGATCCGGCGAAGGTCACGGCGGGCGAGATGGCCCGGGGCACGCCCCGGTGGATCGCGGCCGAATCCGGCGTGGGCGAGGTGCTGCAGGAGATGCAGGAGCACCAGATCCGGCGGCTGCCGGTCATCGAGGGGAAGAAGCTGGTCGGCATGATCAGCGAGGCGGATCTGGCGCAGCACCTCTCGGACGACCAGCTCGCCGGGTGGATGGAGAAGGTGTACGCACGGGCCTGA
- a CDS encoding alpha/beta fold hydrolase, translating to MTFVRIGGVPHHVVVEGSGPVCVLSAGLGLAWFDWDPVVPLLAPHRTVVRFDRPGHGLSAPATAAPTAAGEARRIAAVLDAAGLRDRPATVVGHSIAGFHAEAFARLHPGRTTGVVLVDSSVEEYAAAPAAPALRTAVARAAGTALGAAGVPAAFGPPVRRLTVRLSRTGGGDPAPAEPVRAVYGTTRVLRGALLENAHYRAVAAELLALRERRPLPPGAPVTVLAATSGGRGWTARQRALALLLGARFRETGPAGHLLMLDRPDAVAEAVLEPAVRPGGREPAPRAAPSSPPGR from the coding sequence GTGACGTTCGTACGGATCGGCGGCGTACCGCACCATGTGGTCGTGGAGGGCAGCGGGCCCGTCTGCGTGCTCAGCGCCGGCCTCGGTCTCGCCTGGTTCGACTGGGACCCGGTCGTACCGCTGCTCGCCCCGCACCGCACGGTCGTCCGCTTCGACCGGCCCGGGCACGGGCTGAGCGCCCCCGCCACCGCGGCGCCCACGGCCGCCGGGGAGGCCCGCCGTATCGCCGCCGTCCTCGACGCGGCCGGACTGCGGGACCGGCCCGCCACCGTCGTCGGTCACTCCATCGCCGGATTCCACGCCGAGGCGTTCGCCCGGCTCCATCCGGGCCGTACCACCGGTGTCGTCCTCGTCGACTCCAGCGTCGAGGAGTACGCCGCCGCCCCGGCCGCACCCGCCCTGCGCACCGCGGTCGCCCGGGCCGCGGGCACGGCGCTGGGCGCCGCCGGAGTACCGGCCGCCTTCGGGCCGCCCGTCCGCAGGCTCACGGTCAGGCTCTCGCGGACGGGCGGCGGGGACCCGGCCCCGGCCGAACCGGTCCGGGCCGTCTACGGCACCACCCGCGTCCTGCGCGGCGCGCTGCTGGAGAACGCCCACTACCGGGCCGTCGCCGCCGAACTCCTCGCCCTGCGCGAGCGCCGCCCGCTGCCGCCGGGCGCGCCCGTCACCGTCCTCGCCGCGACCTCCGGCGGGCGCGGCTGGACCGCCCGCCAGCGGGCCCTCGCGCTGCTCCTGGGGGCCCGCTTCCGGGAGACCGGCCCGGCCGGTCATCTGCTGATGCTCGACCGGCCGGACGCGGTCGCCGAAGCCGTACTGGAACCGGCGGTACGGCCCGGAGGCCGTGAACCGGCACCCCGCGCCGCACCCTCGTCACCACCCGGACGCTGA
- a CDS encoding DUF998 domain-containing protein → MTAALIAIGALVYTAWLLEVVLSTGLDPVQTYVSELAAQDQPFGGLFRATDLAAGSLVFAGAAFALAHTLRARHTPRRPWTVIGWAGVTLFGAATAVDSRLPLSCTPTADPECAARETAGLVPATHTAHAVSSSLAMTGALVGMVALTLAARRYGLLPELARFGPPLVALELLATGWTLASVAAFEAGNGTWALGAGQRLQVLFVAVWLGLLALSLTREVRRSRNRDPREPRDPGRTPDPRSAGGTERPEAVAG, encoded by the coding sequence ATGACCGCCGCACTCATAGCCATCGGCGCCCTCGTCTACACCGCGTGGCTCCTGGAAGTCGTCCTGTCGACGGGGCTCGACCCGGTACAGACCTACGTCAGCGAACTCGCGGCCCAGGACCAGCCCTTCGGCGGGCTCTTCCGGGCCACCGATCTGGCGGCCGGTTCCCTCGTGTTCGCGGGCGCCGCCTTCGCCCTCGCGCACACCCTGCGCGCCCGGCACACCCCGCGCCGGCCCTGGACCGTGATCGGCTGGGCGGGCGTCACGCTGTTCGGCGCCGCGACCGCCGTCGACTCCCGGCTGCCGCTGAGCTGCACGCCCACCGCCGACCCCGAGTGCGCCGCCCGCGAGACCGCGGGCCTGGTCCCCGCCACCCATACCGCGCACGCCGTCAGCAGCTCCCTCGCCATGACCGGCGCCCTGGTCGGGATGGTCGCCCTCACCCTGGCCGCCCGCCGCTACGGCCTCCTGCCCGAACTGGCCCGCTTCGGCCCGCCGCTCGTCGCCCTGGAACTGCTCGCCACCGGCTGGACCCTGGCGTCCGTCGCCGCCTTCGAGGCCGGGAACGGCACCTGGGCCCTCGGTGCCGGGCAGCGGCTCCAGGTGCTCTTCGTGGCAGTCTGGCTGGGACTGCTCGCGCTCTCCCTGACCCGGGAGGTGCGACGGTCGCGGAACCGGGACCCGAGGGAGCCGCGGGACCCGGGGCGGACGCCGGACCCGCGGAGCGCGGGCGGTACGGAACGGCCGGAGGCGGTGGCAGGGTGA